AAGATAAGGATTGTCAATCACAGGTTCGTAGTATGCGTGCCAGTTGGTGCGCATGCTGAGCTCTCTCGTGAGGAGCGTCTTGCCAGCGCCTATGTTGCCTGCAATCCCGAGGAAGAAGCTCTTGTTTTTCACTGTAGGTATCCTCACGTTTCTTGTATTTCAGATTCGTCAAGGACAGCCACGTACGGGAGGTTTCTGTATTTCTGGGCCAGATCAAGACCGTAGCCCACCACGAACTCGTTGGGAATTACAAATCCGACGTAATCGATCTTGATGTCTACCTCTCTCCTTTCTCGCTTGTCAAGAAGCGCACATATCTTGAGCGACTTGGGAAGCCTGGCCTGCAGCACCCTGCATATGTAAGCCAACGTGAGCCCGCTGTCGACGATGTCCTCAATGATCACCACGTTTTCGTCGCTAATGTCTCTTTCCAGATCCTTGAGGATCCTCACAACGCCCGAGCTCTTCGTGAGGTTGTTGTAGCTCGAGACGGACATGAAGTCGATTTCCGGAGAAATGGAGACTTGCCTGACGAGGTCCGAAAGAAAAATGAAGCTGCCGCGCAGAATGCCGATGAGTACGGGAGATTTTCCTTTGTAGTCACGAGATATTTCGGCGGCCAACTCCTTGACGCGCTTCTGTATCTGTTCCTCCGTGAGTAGAACCTGCATTGCCTTCCTCACAACGCGTGGCTGTGTCCTGAGTGGTTGTGGCTTGAGAAAAACATGCGTCGGAAACTGAAGCTCGCAAGGTGCCTCGAACTGAGAGCCCGCTTGACGGCTCCTGATGGCGCGTGTATAGTTCAGATTCGCGCCACGGGAGAATCTTCCGCGTCGAAGGGTTCTCTTGACCGCTCGTAAGCTCTGCGGGCAGTCTACAACGGGCACCAACTGGGTGTCAACTGCTAACTCGACGTGTCTTGGACGTGTGCATCCGCGGGCACTATCGAGCGGTCAGGTGCGTCCGAATCCGTCGGTGAATCCCTCAAGGAGGACATTCTGAGTAGCTCTCTTCTGCTCAAGGGCGGCACAATCGTGACCATGAACGCAAAGCGCGACGTGTTCGCGGGTGACGTCCTCATAAAAGACGGGATCATCGCCGCCGTCGGTGGGGCGTTGCAGGAAACCTTCGGCAGTGCGGGGAGGGTGATAGACGTCGGTGGGTGCTACGTGCTTCCGGGATTCGTACAAACCCACGTTCATCTTTGCCAGACGCTTTTCAGGGGGTTGGTCGAGTACGCAGGCCTCGGAAAATGGCTCGAGCGGGTCTGGAATCTCGAGGCCGCTCACGACCCACGTTCCATGTACTATTCCACGTTGCTCGGTTGCTGTGAGTTGCTCAAGAGTGGGACCACGTGCATTCTGGACATGGGGAGCGTCCACCACCAGGAACACGTCTTTCGTGCTTTGAGCGAATCGGGCATGAGGGCGTTCGCCGGGAAGGCGATGATGGACTGCGGTGACAGCGTTCCGGCGGGATTGAGAGAGTCGACGCGGCAGTCCCTCGAAGAAACCCTTGGCCTCATCTCGCACTGGCATGGGGCGAACGACGGGAGAATTCGCTACGCCCCAGCCCCGAGATTCATGGAGAGCTGCAGCGACGAGCTTCTGAGAACCGTCTCGGAAAAGGCGCGCGAACTCGGCCTCTTGATTCACTCACACGCCGCTGAAACCGAAGAAGAGTTGAACAACTGTAGGATCAAGCACGGAGTGAGTCCGGTAGCTTTCTTACATTCAATCGGCCTCACCGGAAGACACGTCGTGCTCGCTCACTGCGTGCACCTCGAGACCCAGGATTTCGGAATCCTGAGCGACACCGGGACCAAAGTTGCTCACTGTCCGTCCAGCAACCTCAAACTATCCTCCGGAATAGCCGACGTCGGTCGCATGCTGCGTTCCGGCGTGAAGGTGTCGCTCGGATGCGACGGCGCGCCCTGTAACAACAATCTGGACATGATCACCGAGATGCGCCTGGCGGCACTCTTGCAGCGATACCTGAACGGGGACGAATTCCAGTGGGCTCAGGCAGTCCTGGAGGCTGCCACTCTTGGTGGAGCGGGGGCGCTGGGTTTGAGCGACACGATCGGCAGCGTCGAGCCCGACAAGAAGGCCGACATTACCGTCATAGACGTCACTCGCGCTCACGCGTTCTGCGGCGCCGACTGTGATCCTAGTGCGAGAGTAGTCTTTTCTGCAAGAGGCTCGGACGTGAAATTTGTGATAGTCGAAGGTCAGGTGCTGGTCGAGAACGGCTCTCTGACGAAACTTGACGAGCAAAAGATCGTGGCGCAGAGCGCAGAGGAGTTGAAGAAGCTCGTTGTTCGCTGCAATTGATTAGGGACTCAATCAGAATCCGACGGAATCCGAATGGGCTGGAGGACCGCGTGGAAAAAGAGAAGATCACCCCGGGAAGGATAAGGGAAGTCATAAGGGAAGTCATGAGTGAGATCGCATCCGACCGAAAGCCCTCGGTGCCGAGCGGCTCCGAACGCGCGGGCTCGGGACGAAAGGACAAGGTCTCGGCGCCCGGAAGTGCGCAAGCCTCTCCCAAGACTCATTGCCGCGTTGCCATCGGCGCCGATCATGGGGGTTTCAAGCTGAAGGAGACGCTGAAGAAGTATCTAGAGGAAGAACTCGGCGTCATCGTAAAGGATCTGGGAACCATGAGCGAAGGGTCCGTGGATTACCCCGACCTTGCCGTGGCCGTCGCACGAGCCGTTGCCGCGGGAGAATGCGAGAGAGGAATCGTCATAGATACGATGGGGATAGGTTCTTCCATCGCCGCCAACAAGGTCAAGGGAATCCGAGCAGCCCTCTGCCATGATGTATCAACTGCCAGAAGCAGCCGTGGTCACAATGACGCCAACGTCCTCGCTCTCGGCTCCAAGGTGGTCAATCCGGGCCTTGCCCGCACGATGGTGAGAGCATGGCTCTCGACTTCCTTCGAAGGAGGAAGGCATGGCCTGAGAGTCCAGAAGATAATGGCCGCAGAAAAGGGATGAGTCGGCCTATTTCGGGCCGCGCCAAGAGAAAGCAGAGATTTTTTGCCGGGAAGTCTCCAAATTTTGTTGACGAAGATTGCGATACTCTGCTAGTGTCTCTGTCGTCAGTAATAGTAGACGGGGGGGGGTGGAAAGGGTTCCTCGCTCGAGAGGGTGCCTCATTGTGGCTCAGGCCATGGTTTCTCCCCACCATGTTTAGCCGTATCAAACCAGTCTTCCAGAAGAGAGGAGCTGTCTAACGTGGCCGCTTCCTTCAGGTCATCCTGTACCGCAAAATCCTCAATCGCAGTTTTTCTCGTGTTGGCAGTGCTTTTCTGGACCTCTGCTGCACTTTCTGCAGACGTGGGTCGTATCCTCGGCAAGGTAACCATAGGAGGCACAGGCAAACCACTCGCTTTCGCCAACATCGTTGTCCTAGGCACACAATATGGCGCCACGTCTAGCGGCGACGGTGAATACATAATCATCGGCATACCGCCGGGGGTGTATTCAGTTCGCGCCACATACGTGGGCTACACAACGGTCACGAGAAAAGACGTGGAGGTACGTCCGAATCAGGCCTCGAGAGTGGTTTTTGAGTTGCACGAGGGTGCGGTCGGTTCCGGCGAGGAGATCATCGTCCGTTCTGTCCGGCCCATGGTTGAGGTCGATGTGACTTCAACGTCCAGAACAATGAGCAGCGAGGAGCTCAACAATCTACCTGTTGGAGAGACGCTGAGCGACGCGCTTGCCACCCAGGCGGGCATCGTCAGCTCCAAGGACGAGTTCCACGTTCGGGGCGGCAGAACCGACGAGGTCGCCTACATAATTGACGGAGTCAACATGAAGGACGCCCTTTCCGGGAGCTCCACGGGCGAACAGTTGAACGCCCGCTCCGTGGCTGAGATGAATGTGATAACGGGAGGATTCAGCGCGAAGTACGGGCAAGCCCTTTCGGGCGTGGTCGACGTGAAAGTGAAAGAGGGGAGTTCCGCTTACCATGGCTACGCTGCTTACTCCACTGACAAGACGCCCTTTTTCAACTACTATAACTACGACTACCTGAATTTGCAGGTTGGCGGCCCCGAGCCCCTGACCTCATATTTGCTGCCCAAACTTCACGTGCGTCTGCCCGGGCAGATCACGCTTTTTCTTGATGCTTCCGGCGAAGTCTCCGACACGTATCTTCCCGACATAGGTGACCTTCGGAAGCAGACCAAGCTCACCGGATTCTCTGGATTGAGTCGGGTGTTGTTGCCCTGGTACAGGGCGTACGCGGGAGACGCCAGGCTTATTTCCAGCTACAAGGACAGTTTCTTTGGTAAGGAATATGGCTACGGTTCCTTCTTCTCGCCCAGAAGCGACAACAACTGGAGAGCGCTGGGGAAACTCGTGTGGAAGC
The sequence above is a segment of the Candidatus Eisenbacteria bacterium genome. Coding sequences within it:
- the rpiB gene encoding ribose 5-phosphate isomerase B — its product is MGADHGGFKLKETLKKYLEEELGVIVKDLGTMSEGSVDYPDLAVAVARAVAAGECERGIVIDTMGIGSSIAANKVKGIRAALCHDVSTARSSRGHNDANVLALGSKVVNPGLARTMVRAWLSTSFEGGRHGLRVQKIMAAEKG
- a CDS encoding 5'-deoxyadenosine deaminase: MSWTCASAGTIERSGASESVGESLKEDILSSSLLLKGGTIVTMNAKRDVFAGDVLIKDGIIAAVGGALQETFGSAGRVIDVGGCYVLPGFVQTHVHLCQTLFRGLVEYAGLGKWLERVWNLEAAHDPRSMYYSTLLGCCELLKSGTTCILDMGSVHHQEHVFRALSESGMRAFAGKAMMDCGDSVPAGLRESTRQSLEETLGLISHWHGANDGRIRYAPAPRFMESCSDELLRTVSEKARELGLLIHSHAAETEEELNNCRIKHGVSPVAFLHSIGLTGRHVVLAHCVHLETQDFGILSDTGTKVAHCPSSNLKLSSGIADVGRMLRSGVKVSLGCDGAPCNNNLDMITEMRLAALLQRYLNGDEFQWAQAVLEAATLGGAGALGLSDTIGSVEPDKKADITVIDVTRAHAFCGADCDPSARVVFSARGSDVKFVIVEGQVLVENGSLTKLDEQKIVAQSAEELKKLVVRCN
- the hpt gene encoding hypoxanthine phosphoribosyltransferase, with the protein product MQVLLTEEQIQKRVKELAAEISRDYKGKSPVLIGILRGSFIFLSDLVRQVSISPEIDFMSVSSYNNLTKSSGVVRILKDLERDISDENVVIIEDIVDSGLTLAYICRVLQARLPKSLKICALLDKRERREVDIKIDYVGFVIPNEFVVGYGLDLAQKYRNLPYVAVLDESEIQET